The Kaistella daneshvariae genomic sequence TGAATTCCAGGATTTAGAAATTCAGTTGGCGGAGAAAAGAATTGGTGAATTCGGAGCAAAAATCAGCCATAAAAATGAAACTTTAGAGGAGTTGACCAACAAAATCGAAGAATTAAAAACCCACTTGAAATTCAAAAAAGAGGAGCTTGAAAATTTGGTTTCCGAAACTCAGAAAGAAGAAGATTTTTTACTTGAAAAATCACAGGAATTTGCAAAAAATATCGATGAGCGTTTGTTGGCTTCTTACCAAAGAATCAGAAACAGCTCGCCAAACGGTTTAGCCGTTGTAGGTTTGGAAAGAGGTGCGCCGAAAGGTTCATTCTTCACACTTCCGCCGCAAAAGCAAATGGAAATTGCGCAGCGAAAAAAAATCATTATCGATGAGCATTCCGGTAAAATTTTGGTGGATGACGATATGGTAAATGAGGAAAACGAAAAAATGAGAGATATTATTAAATTTTAATTTCTTTTCAAAATATAAAAAAACCGGCTTGAAATTCAAACCGGTTTTTTTGTGTAAATAGGTCAGAAAATTTCTGCGTTCTCCAGGAAATGTTGGATCCGGCGCATGGCTTCCATTAAATCTTTCTCGGCCGCGGCATAAGAAAACCGAATACAGTTTGAATTTCCGAACGAGACGCCACCAACGGCACCTACATGCGCATTTTCAAGCAAAATCATCGCGAAGTCATCTGCGTTTTCAACCAGTTTCCCGTTGATGGTTTTACCGATATAATAGGAAATATCCGGAAAGAAATAAAATGCTGATTTCGGATAATTCACCTTAAAACCGGGAATCCCTTTCATCAAAGTGTATACGATTTCGCGTCTTTTTTTGAATTCCTTAATCATATAATCGTAATTCGACGGATCAGTCTGTAACGCGGTAATCGAAGCTTTTTGCGCCATGGTATTCGCGCCGCTCGTCATTTGCCCCTGAATTTTTTCGCACGCCTGCGCCAACCATTTCGGACAGGCACAATATCCAATTCGCCAGCCGGTCATTGCAAATGCTTTGGACATGCCGTTAATTACCGCGGTTTGCTCATAAACCTGCGGAAATTCGGCTATAGAAGTATGTTTTCCGTCATAATTGATGTATTCATAGATTTCATCTGAAATCACAGTCATCTGTGGATGTTTTGCAACAACCGTTGCAAGCGCCTCCAGTTCCTCGTAAGTGTAATAACTGCCGGAAGGATTGCAGGGCGAACTGTAGAGTAGTGCCTTGGTTTTCGGTGTGATGGCTTTTTCAAGCTGTAACGCGGTAATTTTAAATTCGGTTTCAATGCTGGTATTTACGATAACCGCGGTACCGCCCATCATTTTCACCATTTCTTCATAGCTTACCCAAAACGGCGCGGGCAAAATAACTTCGTCGCCATCATTAATGATTGCTGCCAAAACATTTAAAATAGACTGTTTGGCGCCATTCGATACGCAGATTTGCGAAGGCTCGTACTGCAAATGATTATCGCGCTGTAATTTTCCACATATCGCCTGGCGCAGATCCATAAAACCCGGAACGGGCGAGTAGTGGCTGAAATTTTGGTCGATGGCTGTAAAAGCTGCTTTTTTAATATCGTCCGGCACATCAAAATCAGGTTCACCCAAAGTCAGGCTGATCACATCAATTCCGGCGGCTTTCATTTCGCGGACCTTATTGCTCATTACAAAAGTCTGTGAAAAACTGAGTCTTTGCAGGCGGTCAGAATACTTATTCATAATTATTTTCTAGGATTTCAAAGTTAATTTTTTAGTTTGACGCCGCAAAAGAAAACTTTTCTAAAAAGCTTTCATACTTTTGTAAAAAATTGCTCTAAATGCCGGTAGAATTATTAGAAAAGTATTTTCCAAATCTTTCACAAAAACAAAAAAATCAGTTTGCGCAACTCGAAAAATTATATGCGGAATGGAACGAAAAAATAAATGTGATTTCGCGGAAAGACATGGATTCGCTTTATGAAAAACACATCCTGCACTCGTTGGGAATTGCAAAGGTGATGGAATTCAAGTTCGGCACAAAAGTTCTAGACATCGGCACGGGCGGAGGTTTTCCGGGAATTCCGCTGGCCATTCTTTATCCGGAAGTGCAGTTTACTTTGGTGGATTCCATTGGTAAGAAAATTACCGTGGTAAAAGAAGTTTCCGCCGGAATTGGTTTGGAAAATGTGACTGCAATTCATTCCAGAGCTGAAGAACTCAAAGAAAAATTCCATTTTGTGGTAAGCCGCGCGGTGACGCAGATGCCGGTGTTTTTAACCTGGTTAAAAGGAAAATTCGAAAAACAAAGTTTCAATAAAAAGCCTAACGGCGTTTTATACCTGAAAGGTGGCGATCTAAGCGAAGAACTTGCAGGGCTGAAAACCGAAATTTTTCCGCTGCAAAATTATTTCGAAAGTGAATTTTTTGAAACCAAAAAAGTAGTATATTTATCAAAGGAAAATTTTCTTTCCTAACTTCCTGTCGTCCATCGTTTTATAAGTGTCCTTTTCCGTAAATGCCAGCTTATGAAAAATTCTTTACATTTCGTCCTGATTTTTCTGTTGCTGCTGTTTGTGCTGCGCTGTAACGACCGTAACGAGCGCGCGTATGTGGACAGCGCCGGCGCCGTGCAGATAGACAGCGTGAAAATTGAGCGGGACACGATGCAACTTTTCAGCATTCAGGCTATTCAAACTTTTTCTACATTCAATTCCAGCTGCGAAGGATTTTACGGTTACGATTATATTTACGCCGATGAATTTCACCGCGACGTAACTTCGTATAAATTTACTACGGAAGCTGCGTGTGGCGACAAAAAAGCGCATTTTTCGCAGATCAATTTTCGGCCGCAGCAGCGCGGAACGTATTTCTTTAAATTTTTTAATGGCTACAATTCCGCCGGAAAACCAATTTGGATAGAAAAGAAAATCACCGTTCAGTAACTTTTTTCGCTGTTTAAAAGGCATTTTTTTGCAAAACTTATCGAGCAAAAAAAAGTGTTCGTACTGATTATTTTCCCTATTTTTAAGTTTTTAGAAAAGCAATTCTGCGCTTTGAGCAGAAATGAAATTTTTGCCCAAATATCCCGGAATTTTTATGAAATTTTTAAATAAAATCATTACCGAACTGCTCGCTCAAAACGAAGATCTTTCCCAATATACCGTAGTTTTGCCCGGAAAAAGACCAATTATTTTTATTAAAAGAATTCTGCAGGAAAAACAATATTCAGGTTTGTTGCCGAACTTTTTTACCATTGAAGATTTAATTATTGAAATCTCCGGAAAGCAGCCGGTACAGGGAATTGCGCTGTGGCTTTTTGCTTTTGAAGTCTATCGGGAACTTTATCCGGGTGAAGATTTTGCCGGATTTTTAAAATGGTTTCCGACGCTTTTAAAAGATTGGGACGATATCCTGAAGTTTTCGGATTCCGATAAAGCCGTTCTGGAATATATGTTTGATGAGGAACGCATTAAAAACTGGTCTGAAAATCTGGGCGACACCACTGATTTGCCGCGGCATAAATACCTGAATTTCTGGCAGAAAATGAACCATTTTTTACCGATTTTAAAGCAGAAACTCAGTGAGAAAAACTGGGCAACTTCGGGAATGATTCATGAAACTGCGAAAGGTAAAATTGAAAAATTTGCCCAAACAACCGCAAATAAATTTGTTTTTTGTGGTTTTAATGCGTTTACCAAAGTCGAAGAAAAACTTGTGCGAAGCCTTTTGCAATGGGACAAAGCGCAATGTTTTTTTCAGGCCGACGAATATTATATGAAAGACTTGCGCCAGGAATCCGGCCGATTTCTGCGTGATATAAAAACCTGGAAAGAATTTAATGACAGCCGCGCGTTTCGTTGGATTGAAAATGATTTTGCGCAGCCGAAAACCATCAAGGTGTATGAAGTTTCGGGCAACATCACCCAAGCGAAAGTGTTGCCGGACATTTTTAAAAACATCAATGATCCAAATCTTTCGAAAACCGCAGTGGTTCTTCTGGACGAAAATTTGTTACCAACCTGCCTCGACTCGCTGAGCAGCGTAAATTTTCTCAATATTACCATGGGCTTTCCACTGAAAAACCTGAACTTCAGCAATGCAGTAAAACAGCTTTTTTACCTCCAGAAGCAGCTGGAAAAAAAGGATTCGTCTTATTATTATAACGATGTGCTTTCGGTTTTGGAAGAGTTGCCCAACAGCGAAGTTGACCAGCGCATCATCCTTAATTTTAAAGCAACTATTGAAGAAAGAAACATCGTTTATATCGGAAAAAACCAGTTTGCAGCGCTTTTAAATGAACTGTCGTATTTTTATTTATTTGAAAAACCTGCGAGCATACCTGAATTTTTGGACCAGTTGATTGCGTTCTGTTATGAACTGAAATTCCGGGAGATAGACGATATTTTGTACGAAAATATTTCGCACTTCGAAAAAAGTTTTAAAATCATTAAAAATCAGCTGTCGCCCTACGCCTTCGAAATGGGAATGGACACGCTGGAAGTGCTGATTAACCAGCTTATAAACTCTGAAACAATCGATTTCCAAGGTGAACCGCTGCAAGGTTTGCAAGTGATGGGATTGTTGGAAACACGCTTGCTGTGCTTTGAGAATATCATTTTATTGTCGGCTAATGAAGGAAAACTTCCGTTGGGTAACTCGCAAAATACTTATCTGCCTTTCGATGTTCGCCAACATTTCGATCTGCACACTTTCCTGGAAAATGACAGTATTTATGCCTATCATTTTTACCGCCTTCTTCAGGGTTCATCTAATATTCACCTGCTGTTTAACGCTTTAAGTTCCGGTGTAAATACGGGTGAAAAAAGCCGTTTTATCACCCAACTTGAAATTGAAGACACCCATCATCAGATCGAAAATATCATCATTGAAAATTCTTCGGAACCGATCAATAAAGAAACGATTGAAATTGAAAAAACAGCGTCGGTTTTGGAAAAGCTGGAAGAATGGAAAAGCCGTGTTTCCGCTTCGCATCTTACCTCATACATTTACAATCCGATTGATTTTTATCTGACAAAAATCTTGGGCACGCGCGAGACCAGTGAAATCGAAGAAGAGCTTTCGCAGCGCAGTTACGGTAACCTGGTGCATTATTCTCTCCAGAGTATTTACGAAAAACTGATTGGCAAGCATTTGATTGCGAGCGATTTGGAATTTTCTTCAGCGCAGATCAGCGACATCGTAAATACGTCGATTATTAAAATGAATCATCAGCTGGATTTTTATGAGAAAGGCATGAATTTCATCCATAAATCGATTGCGGAAAGAGTAGTGCGCACTATCGTAGATTATGATTTGAACCTGGTTAAAAGCGGAAATTCTTTAGAAATAGTCGGTATTGAAGAACAGTTTGAGAATGTTCCATTTTATATGAACGAAGAAAAAACCGATCAGGTTACGTTTTACGGATTTATCGACCGAATCGACCGCTTAAATGGTGACCTCCGAATTATCGATTATAAAACTGCAAAAACGAAAAATTTGGCCATTTCACAGCCAAAAAAAGTGGAAGACGAGGAGAAGCTTGAAAAAATATTTTTCAAAGATGACCGCAAACAGGCGCTTCAGCTTTGCATCTACGCATACGCTGCAATTCATTCGCCGACAATTGTCGATAAACGCGTTCAGTGCGGAATCTGGAGCTTTGCTGAAGCAAACCAGGGTGCACAGCTTTTAAGCATTTTTGAGGAGACGGAAATTTCCGAAAATTTGCTCGAACAACCGATGAAATCCATCAGAAATTTGATTTTAGAAATTCTCGACCCTGAAAAATATTTTAAGGAAACAGAAAAAGCAACGTGGTAAAAAAAACCTTCAACGAAAGTTGAAGGTTTTATATTTAGAAAGCGTTGATACCGGTAATATCCATGCCGGTAATGAGCAAATGAATGTCGTGCGTTCCTTCGTACGTAATTACCGACTCCAAGTTTGCGGCGTGGCGCATCATCGGGAATTCGCCCATAATTCCCATTCCGCCAAGAATTTGCCGCGATTCGCGCGCAATTTCGATTGCCATTTTTACATTATTCCGTTTTGCCATGGAAATTTGTGCAGGCGTAGCTTTATGTGCATTTTTCAAGTTTCCAAGCTGAAGACAAAGCAACTGCGCTTTTGTAATTTCGGTGAGAAATTCGGCTAATTTTTTCTGTTGCAACTGGTAAGAAGCAATCGGTTTTCCGAACTGTTTTCTTTCCTTGGCATATTGCAAAGCCGTGCAGTAACAGTCAATTGCAGCGCCAATGACGCCCCAGGAAATGCCATAGCGCGCGGAGTTCAAACAGGAGAGTGGGCCTTTCAACCCAATAACGTTCGGTAAGAGATTTTCCTTCGGAACTTTTACGTTATCAAAAACCAATTCACCTGTTTTGGAAGCACGAAGCGACCATTTATTTTGAGTTTCAGGCGTTGAAAAACCTTCAAAACCGCGTTCAACTATTAAACCCTGAACTTTGCCGTCTTCATTTTTACCCCAAACCACCGCAATATCGCAAAGCGGCGCATTGGTAATCCACATTTTAGCGCCATTCAATAAATAATGATCGCCTTTATCGACGAAATAAGTTTCCATTGAACCGGGATCAGAACCGTGATTTGGCTCTGTAAGTCCGAAAGCGCCAATCATTTCGCCGGAAGCAAGTTGCGGAAGATATTTCTTTTTTTGTTCCTCGGAGCCAAATTCGTGAATTGGAAACATCACCAATGAACTTTGCACGGAAGCTGCTGAACGAATGGCAGAATCGCCGCGCTCCAATTCCTGCATAATGATTCCGTAGGAAATTTGATCAAGGCCAGACCCGCCGTATTCTTCGGGAATATAAGGACCTAGAGCACCAATTTTTCCCAATTCTTTCATCAAATCAGGAATGTCGGTATGGTGTTGCGCCGCGTCGTCAATTTTCGGCATTATAAAGCTTTCAACCCAGTCGCGGACGGACTGCCGTATAAGCAGGTGTTCCTCAGTCAATAAGCTGTCAATTCCGTAGTAATCGGGGATGGAAGTCAAAGGGTAGTAAGACATAGATGTTGTTTTGTCTAATTTAAGATAATTTAAAATGCTGGAAAAATATTGTGAATAATATTTCCCGGAAAGCGGTAAAATGAAAAAATTGGCTATTTAAGCACGAAATTTTTGTCGAAATCGGTACAGTCGGTTTGCTTTAAAACATGACCGTCATATTTCAATTCGTTCGGTTTTGCGTAAACAGATTTAATACCGTCCACATCGTACAAACCGGTGGCTTCAAGCAGCGAACCGTCTTTTTTAAGGAAATAAATTTCACGTTCAGAAGTCATGCCTTCAGACTGAAAAGTGTACACCAGCTTCAGAGTATCGCCGTTCTGGCTTCCCATAATATCGCCGTGAGAGTTGTCTTTTTCGAAGTTTTTATAGCGCATTTTTCCGATGAATGTTCCGAGATTATCTTCCAGCGAAAGAAAAACCGTGTCTTTTCCGATGGCTTCCATATAACAGGTTTGCAATGTAGATGATTGAACCGGCTCATTAGATTCAGGAATCACCATGGAATCTGTATTTGTTTGATTTGTAACCACCGTTTCATCGGCTTTTTTTTCACAAGCAAGGGCAAACAAAATAATAGCTGATGCCGCTATAAAGTTTTTCATAGTTTTATTTTTGAAGTTTTTTTTGAATCTTAAATTTAAGTAAATTTTTTGAAGTGCTTATTTTCCTTTAATTTAAAACCGAAAAAAGTGCCTGAATTAGCCGGAATTTTTTTACGCTAGATTCAATTCTCTGCTACTAAAATTTAAATTGAAAAAGTGCACAAATAAGCAGGAATTTTTTTACGGTAGTGTTTTACCCTCGGTGCTTAAATTCAAAATTAAAAAAAATGCCTTAATAACAGGTGATTTTTCCTATATGGTGTAGTGCAGCAAGAGTCTAAAGCAAGCACAGAGGCTGAATGCGCCATGCTATAAAAAGTCCTATAATTTATATTATGTTAAATTGGATTTGTTTCAGTGTTTTGACAAATAGTTTTTCAGTCCTATTTTAGCTTCGGTGTAACGATATATATTTTAATAACACAAATAAAAAAGCCTCCTAATCCGGAAGGCTTTTTTTTGCTGCTATTTTAAGCATTTTTCTAAAAACTGATCCTGTTCCCACAGCGTGTGCAAAACATTTTCTTTGGCCGCATAACCGTGAGCTTCTTTTGGTAAAAGAACCATTCTCACAGGTGCACCCAGATTTTTAAGCGCCTGGAAATATCTTTCCGTTTGCAAGGTAAATGTCCCCGGATTGTTATCAGCTTCGCCATGAATCAGCAACAACGGCGTTTTCATTTTATCCGCCTGCATAAACGGTGACATTTTGTTGTAAATGTCCGGTACGTCCCAGTAATTTCGTTGCTCACTCTGGAAACCAAATGGCGTCAAAGTTCTGTTGTAAGCGCCACTACGTGCAATTCCACACGCATAATCTTTGGAATGTGTCAATAAATTCGCGGTCATAAACGCGCCGTAGGAATGTCCGCCAACCGCAACTTTATTTCGGTCGATATATCCTAATTTATCCACCGCATCAATTGCTGCGCGACCGTTTGCCACCAATTGTGTGATAAAAGTGTCGTTCGGTTCCGTATTACCTTCACCAATAATTGGGAATGAAGCATCATCCAACACCGCGTAACCTTTGGTTACCCAATAAATAAAGGAACCGTAGCTTGGGAACGTAAAATCATTCGGGTTTTGAGTGCTTTGTCCGGCCGTATTTTTGTCTTTATATTCCGTTGGGTACGCCCAAATTAATAGCGGCAATTTTTCTTTATGATTTTTTCTGTCGTAGTTGGCCGGCAAATAAAGCGTTCCGCTAAGCACTACTCCATCATTTCGCTTGTAGGTAATTACCTCTTTATAGACATTTTTAATGCTTTCAAAAGGGTTTTCGAAATTGGTAACAGGAACCGCTTTTCCGCTTTTCAAATTTCTTACAAAATAGTTCGGATATAAACTCGCTGACTGTTCAACCACCAAAACATTATTTTTATCTAAAATATCAACGATACTTTCTTTAGAATTTTTAAGTTTCGAAGTGTAAAGTCTTTTCTTACCGAAGGTTTTTAAATCGAGTTCATCGATGAACGGAAACTGCCCGTTTTTGGTGAAACCGTCGCCCACCAATTTTACGGTATTGTTTTGAACATCAATAACATATCGTCCAAATTTGTTTTTTGTATCAGCAAAATTCCCCGGATCGCTGTACACATCCTGATAATTTCGGTCATCAATTTTTGCCGAACTTCCGTCTGTGAGGTTAATTAAATAGGTTTTTGTGTTTCTGGTATCGTACCAGTCATCGGAAACAACTGCATAGTTACCGTTAGACCATTCGATACCGTTAAAACGTTGTTTTGTCTTGAAGAAAGATTTCGGTGTGGCACTAAACGGTGCCTCCCAAAGGAAAATTTCATCACGGAATTCCATATCTTTGGACTGATCACCGCCGTCTAAAGCTTCAGCGTAAACC encodes the following:
- a CDS encoding alpha/beta hydrolase family protein gives rise to the protein MRKTLITVALLFIGFASAQENISYQKPSAEILKLADYERAPSVMMDSKREWMVFSYRPTYKSLDELNQDEMKLAGLRVNPVTNISSSITYVNNLKTKKLKDKTETQVKGLPANAKISYMNFSPDEKKVAFTNTTTNAVELWILDLATNTAKKISTQPLNANLGMPFTWMADSQHLIVKQIPANRPELIDDKKSLPTGPTVSNSDGKVSQNRTYQDLLKNPQDEANFETLAKSELVKIGVDGSQEKFKPAEIYSSMSFSPDGNYLMLTTIQKPYSYIVPLNRFPMTTVIYDKEGKLVKTVNEIPLNEIMPKGFSSVRKGKRNMSWRDDQPATLVYAEALDGGDQSKDMEFRDEIFLWEAPFSATPKSFFKTKQRFNGIEWSNGNYAVVSDDWYDTRNTKTYLINLTDGSSAKIDDRNYQDVYSDPGNFADTKNKFGRYVIDVQNNTVKLVGDGFTKNGQFPFIDELDLKTFGKKRLYTSKLKNSKESIVDILDKNNVLVVEQSASLYPNYFVRNLKSGKAVPVTNFENPFESIKNVYKEVITYKRNDGVVLSGTLYLPANYDRKNHKEKLPLLIWAYPTEYKDKNTAGQSTQNPNDFTFPSYGSFIYWVTKGYAVLDDASFPIIGEGNTEPNDTFITQLVANGRAAIDAVDKLGYIDRNKVAVGGHSYGAFMTANLLTHSKDYACGIARSGAYNRTLTPFGFQSEQRNYWDVPDIYNKMSPFMQADKMKTPLLLIHGEADNNPGTFTLQTERYFQALKNLGAPVRMVLLPKEAHGYAAKENVLHTLWEQDQFLEKCLK
- a CDS encoding pyridoxal phosphate-dependent aminotransferase; this encodes MNKYSDRLQRLSFSQTFVMSNKVREMKAAGIDVISLTLGEPDFDVPDDIKKAAFTAIDQNFSHYSPVPGFMDLRQAICGKLQRDNHLQYEPSQICVSNGAKQSILNVLAAIINDGDEVILPAPFWVSYEEMVKMMGGTAVIVNTSIETEFKITALQLEKAITPKTKALLYSSPCNPSGSYYTYEELEALATVVAKHPQMTVISDEIYEYINYDGKHTSIAEFPQVYEQTAVINGMSKAFAMTGWRIGYCACPKWLAQACEKIQGQMTSGANTMAQKASITALQTDPSNYDYMIKEFKKRREIVYTLMKGIPGFKVNYPKSAFYFFPDISYYIGKTINGKLVENADDFAMILLENAHVGAVGGVSFGNSNCIRFSYAAAEKDLMEAMRRIQHFLENAEIF
- a CDS encoding acyl-CoA dehydrogenase family protein, whose amino-acid sequence is MSYYPLTSIPDYYGIDSLLTEEHLLIRQSVRDWVESFIMPKIDDAAQHHTDIPDLMKELGKIGALGPYIPEEYGGSGLDQISYGIIMQELERGDSAIRSAASVQSSLVMFPIHEFGSEEQKKKYLPQLASGEMIGAFGLTEPNHGSDPGSMETYFVDKGDHYLLNGAKMWITNAPLCDIAVVWGKNEDGKVQGLIVERGFEGFSTPETQNKWSLRASKTGELVFDNVKVPKENLLPNVIGLKGPLSCLNSARYGISWGVIGAAIDCYCTALQYAKERKQFGKPIASYQLQQKKLAEFLTEITKAQLLCLQLGNLKNAHKATPAQISMAKRNNVKMAIEIARESRQILGGMGIMGEFPMMRHAANLESVITYEGTHDIHLLITGMDITGINAF
- a CDS encoding PD-(D/E)XK nuclease family protein produces the protein MKFLNKIITELLAQNEDLSQYTVVLPGKRPIIFIKRILQEKQYSGLLPNFFTIEDLIIEISGKQPVQGIALWLFAFEVYRELYPGEDFAGFLKWFPTLLKDWDDILKFSDSDKAVLEYMFDEERIKNWSENLGDTTDLPRHKYLNFWQKMNHFLPILKQKLSEKNWATSGMIHETAKGKIEKFAQTTANKFVFCGFNAFTKVEEKLVRSLLQWDKAQCFFQADEYYMKDLRQESGRFLRDIKTWKEFNDSRAFRWIENDFAQPKTIKVYEVSGNITQAKVLPDIFKNINDPNLSKTAVVLLDENLLPTCLDSLSSVNFLNITMGFPLKNLNFSNAVKQLFYLQKQLEKKDSSYYYNDVLSVLEELPNSEVDQRIILNFKATIEERNIVYIGKNQFAALLNELSYFYLFEKPASIPEFLDQLIAFCYELKFREIDDILYENISHFEKSFKIIKNQLSPYAFEMGMDTLEVLINQLINSETIDFQGEPLQGLQVMGLLETRLLCFENIILLSANEGKLPLGNSQNTYLPFDVRQHFDLHTFLENDSIYAYHFYRLLQGSSNIHLLFNALSSGVNTGEKSRFITQLEIEDTHHQIENIIIENSSEPINKETIEIEKTASVLEKLEEWKSRVSASHLTSYIYNPIDFYLTKILGTRETSEIEEELSQRSYGNLVHYSLQSIYEKLIGKHLIASDLEFSSAQISDIVNTSIIKMNHQLDFYEKGMNFIHKSIAERVVRTIVDYDLNLVKSGNSLEIVGIEEQFENVPFYMNEEKTDQVTFYGFIDRIDRLNGDLRIIDYKTAKTKNLAISQPKKVEDEEKLEKIFFKDDRKQALQLCIYAYAAIHSPTIVDKRVQCGIWSFAEANQGAQLLSIFEETEISENLLEQPMKSIRNLILEILDPEKYFKETEKATW
- a CDS encoding zinc ribbon domain-containing protein translates to MAKKTVEISVEDKLRALYDLQIIDSRLDEIRSTRGELPIEVEDLEIEIEGLEKRAEKFQSEIKLQNEEINTKNEVINHAKSLIEKYKTQQDNVRNNKEFESLEKEIEFQDLEIQLAEKRIGEFGAKISHKNETLEELTNKIEELKTHLKFKKEELENLVSETQKEEDFLLEKSQEFAKNIDERLLASYQRIRNSSPNGLAVVGLERGAPKGSFFTLPPQKQMEIAQRKKIIIDEHSGKILVDDDMVNEENEKMRDIIKF
- the rsmG gene encoding 16S rRNA (guanine(527)-N(7))-methyltransferase RsmG, which produces MPVELLEKYFPNLSQKQKNQFAQLEKLYAEWNEKINVISRKDMDSLYEKHILHSLGIAKVMEFKFGTKVLDIGTGGGFPGIPLAILYPEVQFTLVDSIGKKITVVKEVSAGIGLENVTAIHSRAEELKEKFHFVVSRAVTQMPVFLTWLKGKFEKQSFNKKPNGVLYLKGGDLSEELAGLKTEIFPLQNYFESEFFETKKVVYLSKENFLS